From Psychroflexus torquis ATCC 700755, the proteins below share one genomic window:
- a CDS encoding aldehyde dehydrogenase family protein, with protein sequence MNHSKPKFKEKYGNYINGEFVDPIGGQYFENTSPTNNQLIAKYPRSQKEDVEKAVDAANAAKVAWGNTSAAHRASILQNIADVIEENLNEFAAIDTYDNGKAIRETVNADIPLAVDHFRYFASVIRAEEGNATELNENTLSLIIKEPLGVVAQIIPWNFPMLMLAWKVAPALASGNCVVLKPAEQTPSSATFLMEKIGHLLPPGVLNVIHGFGPEAGKPLASSSKVNKVAFTGETTTGQLIMQYASKNLNPVTMELGGKSPNVFFNSVMDHDDAFLDKCIEGAVLFAFNQGEVCTCPSRLLVQEDIYDKFVERVVERTKAIIQGDPFNMNTQVGAQASNDQYEKILSYMDIGKKEGAKVLCGGEAFKASGEYADGFYIQPTILEGHNKMRIFQEEIFGPVLAVCKFKDEAEALEIANDTLYGLGAGVWTRDAHQLYQIPRAIKAGRVWVNCYHDYPAHAPFGGYKKSGFGRENHLMMLNHYRQAKNMLISYDKNKLGFF encoded by the coding sequence ATGAATCACTCAAAACCAAAATTCAAAGAAAAGTATGGCAACTATATCAATGGAGAGTTTGTAGATCCTATTGGAGGTCAATATTTTGAAAACACGTCACCCACCAACAATCAATTGATTGCAAAATATCCACGATCTCAGAAAGAAGATGTAGAAAAAGCAGTAGATGCAGCCAATGCCGCAAAAGTGGCTTGGGGAAATACATCGGCAGCTCATAGAGCTTCTATTCTTCAAAACATTGCTGACGTTATAGAGGAAAATTTAAACGAATTTGCGGCAATAGATACTTACGATAATGGTAAAGCCATTAGAGAAACTGTGAATGCAGATATTCCCTTGGCTGTAGATCACTTTAGATACTTTGCTTCTGTGATAAGAGCGGAAGAAGGAAATGCTACAGAACTCAATGAAAATACACTTTCATTAATCATAAAAGAGCCTTTAGGTGTCGTTGCTCAAATTATACCTTGGAACTTTCCAATGCTTATGCTCGCATGGAAAGTAGCACCTGCACTAGCTTCTGGGAATTGTGTAGTTTTAAAACCCGCAGAACAAACACCAAGTTCAGCAACTTTCCTTATGGAAAAAATTGGTCATTTATTACCGCCTGGTGTTTTAAATGTCATCCATGGTTTTGGTCCTGAAGCCGGTAAACCATTAGCTTCAAGTTCAAAAGTTAATAAGGTTGCATTTACTGGCGAAACCACCACTGGTCAATTAATTATGCAATATGCATCCAAAAACCTCAACCCAGTGACTATGGAATTGGGTGGGAAATCTCCAAACGTATTCTTTAATTCTGTCATGGATCATGATGATGCGTTTTTGGATAAATGCATCGAAGGGGCTGTTCTTTTTGCCTTTAACCAGGGAGAAGTTTGTACATGTCCATCGCGACTTTTAGTTCAAGAAGACATTTATGACAAGTTTGTGGAACGTGTTGTAGAGCGTACAAAAGCAATTATACAAGGAGACCCATTCAACATGAATACTCAAGTAGGTGCTCAAGCGTCCAACGATCAATATGAAAAGATTTTATCTTATATGGATATTGGTAAAAAAGAAGGTGCCAAAGTGCTTTGTGGTGGAGAAGCTTTCAAAGCTAGTGGAGAATATGCTGATGGTTTTTATATTCAGCCAACTATCTTGGAAGGTCACAACAAAATGAGAATTTTCCAAGAGGAAATTTTTGGTCCAGTACTCGCAGTATGTAAATTTAAAGATGAAGCTGAAGCTTTGGAAATTGCCAACGATACACTTTATGGGCTAGGTGCTGGAGTATGGACACGAGATGCCCATCAACTATATCAAATTCCAAGAGCTATAAAAGCTGGTAGAGTATGGGTCAACTGCTACCACGATTACCCAGCTCATGCACCATTTGGAGGTTATAAAAAATCTGGATTTGGTAGAGAAAATCACTTGATGATGCTCAATCACTATCGCCAAGCTAAAAACATGCTTATTTCTTATGATAAAAATAAGCTTGGATTCTTTTAG
- a CDS encoding DUF779 domain-containing protein translates to MAYTRVDITENAEKALKELKLKHGSVIFHLSGGCCDGSSPMLLPKEDFYLDESDIFMGEIGGVKFYMNEAQFEYWKHTHLTIDITEGRGSSFSLEIPEGYRFVVKSRLLTKEEEHHFNK, encoded by the coding sequence ATGGCGTATACTAGAGTTGATATAACTGAAAATGCTGAAAAAGCATTAAAGGAGTTGAAATTAAAGCATGGGAGTGTTATTTTCCATCTAAGTGGTGGCTGTTGTGACGGCTCATCACCCATGCTTTTACCTAAAGAAGACTTTTACTTAGACGAATCTGATATTTTTATGGGCGAAATTGGAGGAGTTAAATTTTACATGAACGAAGCTCAATTTGAATATTGGAAACATACTCACCTTACCATTGATATAACAGAAGGTCGAGGTTCTAGCTTTTCACTAGAAATACCCGAAGGCTATAGATTTGTTGTTAAATCTAGATTATTGACTAAAGAAGAAGAGCACCATTTTAATAAATGA